The proteins below come from a single Mustela nigripes isolate SB6536 chromosome 14, MUSNIG.SB6536, whole genome shotgun sequence genomic window:
- the IFI44L gene encoding interferon-induced protein 44-like, producing MAVVTRLTWSQQKSLEKMLGNVSLRLLYKSSVHESDICRMNEKCTRQGPTVTIIYVGNFVLGVFMLGDHPEEHNNLKRPNPSFYFSFQKNDITAMITAVLETETKINSGQMVCYSSGQEVFSVHPGESSFSVDDSLKKTLGIYFRSGSKYSECEVFHVDGIGDDKNYISKITGATKHRNSLLVELGTYKPCVDFVSEIRILLLGPVGSGKSSFINSVKSVFQGRLTRQARVGSDVTSITEQYRIYPIKDRRHGKYLPFRLCDSMGLHEKEGVGLCMEDIPYILKGCMPDRYQLNPSRPITPSHPNFMASPSLKDRIHCVAYVLDINSINDLSSKMVTKFQQIQKEVLSYDTACVLLLTKATNCGEFLQGNFSNMDKPMTFQSQIMDASKMLNIPIYNTFVVENYTSEWELDPVKDTQILFVLRQMLRVAEDFFEDLP from the exons ATGGCAGTGGTAACCAGATTGACATGGAGTCAGCAGAAGAGTCTGGAGAAGATGCTTGGAAACGTGTCCTTGAGACTTCTTTATAAGTCTAGTGTCCATGAGAGTgacatttgtagaatgaatgaaaagtGCACTCGTCAGGGACCTACTGTAACAATAATTTATGTTGGTAACTTTGTTTTGGGGGTCTTTATGCTTGGGGATCATCCTGAAGAGCATAACAATTTAAAAAGGCCCAACCCCtccttctatttttcatttcaaaagaatGATATAACTGCAATGATAACTGCAGttttagaaacagaaacaaaaattaattctggACAAATGGTATGTTATTCTTCTGGCCAAGAGGTGTTTTCTGTACATCCAGGCGAAAGCAGCTTTTCTGTGGATGATTCATTAAAGAAGACTTTAGGCATATATTTTCGTTCTGGCAGCAAGTATTCGGAATGTGAAGTTTTTCACGTTGACG GAATTGGGGATGATAAAAACTACATAAGCAAGATAACAGGAGCCACCAA GCACAGAAATTCACTTCTAGTCGAACTTGGAACCTACAAGCCCTGTGTAGACTTTGTTTCAGAAATTCGTATTCTCTTGCTGGGTCCAGTTGGGTCTGGAAAGTCTAGTTTTATCAATTCAGTGAAGTCTGTTTTCCAAGGCCGTCTGACTCGCCAAGCCAGAGTGGGGTCTGATGTCACCAGCATTACTGAACAG TATAGGATATATCCTATTAAAGATAGGAGACATGGCAAATACCTGCCATTTAGGTTGTGTGACTCCATGGGCCTACATGAGAAAGAAGGAGTTGGATTGTGCATGGAAGACATACCCTACATCTTAAAAGGCTGCATGCCAGACAGATATCAG TTGAACCCCAGTAGACCAATTACACCCAGTCATCCTAACTTCATGGCCTCTCCGTCACTGAAGGACAGGATTCACTGCGTGGCTTATGTCCTAGATATCAACTCTATCAATGATCTCTCCTCTAAGATGGTGACAAAGTTCcaacaaattcagaaagaagTCTTGAGCTATG ATACAGCCTGTGTACTCTTGCTTACTAAAGCAACTAATTGCGGTGAATTTCTTCAAGGAAATTTTTCAAACATGGATAAACCTATGACTTTCCAGAGTCag ATAATGGATGCCagcaaaatgttaaatattcctATTTATAATACATTCGTGGTTGAAAATTACACATCAGAGTGGGAGCTGGACCCTGTAAAGGACACTCAGATCCTCTTTGTGCTGAGGCAGATGTTACGGGTAGCAGAGGACTTCTTTGAGGACTTGCCTTGA